The Halorussus salinus genome includes a region encoding these proteins:
- a CDS encoding DJ-1/PfpI family protein, whose product MPGQKLLMIVGDFGEDYEIMVPFQALQAVGHEIDAVCPEKEAGETVKTAVHDFRGDQTYMETRGHNFQLNASMAEVDPADYDGLVLPGGRAPEYLRTHDEVIEAVQHFFEADKPVAAICHAAQILAAADVIEGRTCSAYSALESDVEGAGGEYYDGVTTDGNLVTGRDWSDHVEWISQFLDVLGTEVRHGESATAEASED is encoded by the coding sequence ATGCCCGGACAGAAACTCCTGATGATAGTCGGCGACTTCGGCGAGGACTACGAGATCATGGTGCCGTTTCAGGCCCTACAGGCCGTGGGCCACGAGATAGACGCGGTGTGCCCGGAGAAGGAGGCGGGCGAGACGGTCAAGACCGCGGTCCACGACTTCCGAGGAGACCAGACCTACATGGAAACCCGAGGCCACAACTTCCAGTTGAACGCGTCGATGGCCGAGGTGGACCCGGCAGACTACGACGGTCTCGTCCTGCCCGGCGGGCGCGCGCCGGAGTACCTCCGGACCCACGACGAGGTAATCGAGGCGGTCCAGCACTTCTTCGAGGCGGACAAGCCGGTCGCGGCCATCTGTCACGCGGCGCAGATTCTGGCCGCCGCGGACGTAATCGAGGGTCGGACCTGCTCGGCGTACTCCGCACTGGAGTCCGACGTGGAGGGCGCTGGCGGCGAGTACTACGACGGCGTGACGACCGACGGCAACCTCGTGACCGGCCGCGACTGGAGCGACCACGTGGAGTGGATTTCCCAGTTCCTCGACGTGCTTGGGACCGAGGTCCGACACGGCGAGTCGGCGACGGCGGAGGCGTCCGAGGACTGA
- a CDS encoding sensor histidine kinase has protein sequence MSAHEEILDRMTDAFFAVDDDWQFTYLNERATRILGRAAGDEEDRADLLGDSIWEAIPAAVDTNFYEQYHEAMRTQRPVSFEERYEPLDAWFEVQAYPSETGLSVYFRDISDRKRLEADLRRRDEVFRRVYRAIADKSATFEEKVESLLDIGRDALGTDYGALSRVEDDEYVFEVVRDSSGETRAGDTTPLSETNCERAVVTEETLVAGDIAEDAPDLANRAGFTEQGIRCYVGTPLLVDGQVYGTFCFYDDAARSEGFSDWQVTLVELMGNWVSYERERERREAELSRQRDRLDEFAHVISHDLRNPLNVAAGRLALVREDIDHEQFDAIEDALDRIEAIVDDTLTLAREGRTVSESEPVSLAALAEECWGMVASDRAEVEVTDSFRVRADPDRLRQVFENLFRNSVEHGSASGCPPTDDDAESHEEGVSVRVGLLDGRGFYVEDDGPGIPEADRESVFQTGYTTSDDGTGFGLAIVARIAEAHGWRVGVTEGTDGGARFEFENVEFA, from the coding sequence ATGAGCGCGCACGAGGAGATTCTCGATCGGATGACAGATGCCTTCTTCGCGGTGGACGACGACTGGCAGTTCACCTATCTCAACGAACGGGCCACCCGGATTCTCGGCCGGGCCGCGGGCGACGAGGAGGACCGCGCGGACCTCCTCGGCGACTCCATCTGGGAGGCTATCCCGGCGGCCGTAGACACTAACTTCTACGAACAGTACCACGAGGCGATGCGGACCCAACGTCCGGTCTCGTTCGAGGAGCGATACGAACCTCTCGACGCGTGGTTCGAGGTCCAAGCCTACCCCTCGGAGACCGGCCTCTCGGTCTACTTTCGGGACATCAGCGACCGCAAGCGCCTCGAAGCGGACCTCCGACGACGCGACGAGGTGTTCCGTCGCGTCTACCGGGCTATCGCCGACAAGTCCGCCACCTTCGAGGAGAAAGTCGAATCGCTGTTGGATATCGGTCGGGACGCCCTCGGCACCGACTACGGGGCGCTCTCTCGGGTCGAGGACGACGAGTACGTCTTCGAGGTCGTCCGGGACTCCTCGGGGGAGACCCGAGCGGGCGACACGACGCCGTTGAGCGAGACCAACTGCGAGCGCGCGGTCGTCACCGAGGAGACGCTCGTCGCGGGCGACATCGCCGAGGACGCGCCGGACCTCGCGAACCGGGCGGGGTTCACCGAACAGGGAATCCGGTGTTACGTCGGGACGCCGTTGCTCGTGGACGGGCAGGTCTACGGGACGTTCTGTTTCTACGACGACGCGGCCCGCTCGGAGGGCTTTTCGGACTGGCAGGTCACGCTGGTCGAACTCATGGGCAACTGGGTCAGTTACGAGCGGGAGCGCGAACGGCGGGAGGCCGAACTCTCCCGACAGCGCGACCGATTGGACGAGTTCGCCCACGTCATCTCTCACGACCTGCGGAACCCGCTCAACGTCGCCGCGGGCCGACTGGCGCTGGTCCGGGAGGACATCGACCACGAGCAGTTCGACGCCATCGAGGACGCGCTGGACCGCATCGAAGCCATCGTGGACGACACGCTCACGCTGGCCCGCGAGGGCCGAACCGTCTCCGAGTCGGAACCGGTCTCGCTCGCGGCCCTCGCCGAGGAGTGCTGGGGGATGGTGGCGTCGGACCGGGCAGAGGTCGAGGTCACGGACTCGTTTCGGGTCCGAGCCGACCCCGACCGACTGCGACAGGTGTTCGAGAATCTGTTCCGCAACTCGGTCGAACACGGCTCCGCGAGCGGTTGTCCACCGACTGACGATGACGCGGAGTCCCACGAGGAGGGCGTCTCGGTCCGCGTCGGTCTCCTCGACGGCCGGGGCTTCTACGTCGAAGACGACGGCCCCGGAATCCCCGAGGCCGACCGCGAGAGCGTCTTCCAGACCGGATACACGACGAGCGACGACGGAACCGGGTTCGGGTTGGCCATCGTCGCGCGGATAGCCGAGGCTCACGGCTGGCGGGTCGGCGTCACCGAGGGGACCGACGGCGGCGCTCGATTCGAGTTCGAGAACGTCGAGTTCGCCTGA
- a CDS encoding transcription initiation factor IIB, whose translation MTSTRIKSYDEETGVQKSERTSERETETDATEREDEQVCPECGGKVTSDEEHGETVCTECGLVVEEDTVDRGPEWRAFDSSEKDEKSRVGAPTTKMMHDKGLSTNIGWQDKDAYGRSLGSRQRQKMQRLRKWNERFRTRDSKERNLKQALGEIDRMASALGLPEDVRETASVIYRRALDEDLLPGRSIEGVATAALYAAARQTGTPRSIDEVANVSRIDEMEFKRTYRYIVRELNLQIQPADPEQYVARFASELGISDEAERRARELLRNAKRQGIHSGKSPVGLAAAAVYAGPLLTNEKVTQSEVSDVAQVSEVTIRNRYHELLEASESGSVAA comes from the coding sequence ATGACGAGTACACGAATCAAGAGCTACGACGAGGAGACCGGCGTACAGAAATCGGAACGAACCAGTGAGCGAGAGACCGAGACTGACGCGACCGAACGTGAAGACGAGCAGGTCTGTCCCGAATGTGGCGGCAAGGTCACCAGCGACGAAGAACACGGCGAGACGGTCTGTACCGAATGCGGTCTCGTGGTCGAGGAGGACACCGTGGACCGCGGGCCGGAGTGGCGCGCGTTCGACTCCAGCGAGAAGGACGAAAAGAGTCGGGTCGGCGCGCCGACGACCAAGATGATGCACGACAAGGGTCTCTCGACCAACATCGGCTGGCAGGACAAGGACGCCTACGGCCGGTCGCTCGGCTCGCGCCAGCGCCAGAAGATGCAGCGCCTGCGCAAGTGGAACGAGCGGTTCCGCACCCGCGACTCCAAGGAGCGCAACCTCAAGCAGGCCCTCGGCGAAATCGACCGCATGGCCTCCGCGCTCGGCCTCCCCGAGGACGTGCGCGAGACCGCCTCGGTCATCTACCGCCGCGCGCTGGACGAGGACCTCCTGCCCGGACGCTCCATCGAGGGCGTCGCCACCGCCGCGCTGTACGCCGCCGCGCGCCAGACCGGGACGCCCCGGTCCATCGACGAGGTGGCCAACGTGAGCCGCATCGACGAGATGGAGTTCAAGCGGACCTACCGCTACATCGTCCGCGAGCTGAACCTCCAGATTCAGCCCGCCGACCCCGAGCAGTACGTCGCGCGCTTCGCCAGCGAACTCGGCATCTCCGACGAGGCCGAGCGCCGCGCCCGCGAACTCCTCCGGAACGCCAAGCGGCAGGGCATCCACAGCGGCAAGTCGCCGGTCGGACTGGCGGCGGCCGCGGTGTACGCCGGGCCGCTCCTGACCAACGAGAAGGTCACGCAGTCGGAGGTCAGCGACGTGGCGCAGGTCAGCGAAGTGACGATTCGCAACCGCTACCACGAACTGCTGGAAGCCTCAGAGAGCGGTTCCGTCGCGGCCTAA
- a CDS encoding phosphoribosyltransferase, with product MFRDRTDAGRQLADLLDDHDVTADVVLGIPRGGLPVARPVADALGVPLDVVVASKISAPNNPELAVGAVASDGSVWRNEELLDRLGVTDEYFERERESEAEAASEKLERYRGTDEPPDLTGKRVLVVDDGLATGATTVAALRQVRAAGAEAVLLGVPVGSPDSVERLRAEADEVLAVETPPHFGSVGQFYDSFEQVSDDEAMGYLED from the coding sequence ATGTTTCGAGACAGAACCGACGCCGGACGACAGTTAGCCGACCTGCTGGACGACCACGACGTGACCGCCGACGTGGTGCTGGGGATACCCCGAGGAGGCCTCCCGGTCGCGCGTCCGGTCGCGGACGCCCTCGGGGTGCCCTTGGACGTGGTGGTCGCCTCGAAGATTAGCGCGCCGAACAACCCGGAACTCGCGGTCGGCGCGGTGGCCAGCGACGGGTCGGTCTGGCGGAACGAGGAGCTACTCGACCGACTCGGCGTCACCGACGAGTACTTCGAGCGCGAGCGCGAGTCGGAGGCCGAGGCCGCCAGCGAGAAACTGGAGCGGTACCGCGGCACCGACGAACCGCCGGACCTGACCGGCAAACGCGTCCTCGTCGTGGACGACGGCCTCGCCACCGGCGCGACGACCGTGGCGGCGCTCCGACAGGTGCGCGCCGCTGGCGCGGAGGCGGTTCTCCTCGGCGTGCCGGTCGGGTCGCCCGACTCGGTGGAACGACTTCGCGCGGAGGCCGACGAGGTGTTGGCGGTCGAGACACCGCCGCACTTCGGGTCTGTCGGGCAGTTCTACGACTCCTTCGAACAGGTCTCCGACGACGAGGCGATGGGGTATCTGGAGGACTGA
- a CDS encoding arylsulfotransferase family protein: protein MSNESKSRLSRPWLVRGVVLLVIASLLAPSAVSALTYEPSDTDLQKGTIESPANGTTVISIQGFKFQGQSNGKKPARLVGVGPRGDVQWIHEGSELDVTWFYDVDPVNGSNLLVTGTRKGGTTIYEYNPQTDEIVWRERFDEAHDTHDVDLINGDQLLVANMRNYDPEKGVNEDRIFIYDRGTDEVVWEWQFRDHTDWTKKQGGTFAAEKAKNSDWTHVNDVDKIAEGQYLVSPRNMDQVMVINRSTKEIDMRLGSDNDYSVMDEQHNPTYMESDNGTPTILVADSHGDRVVEYAKRGGEDGEWKRTWEVGSRQSFNWPRDADRLPNGNTLIVDSNNHRVMEVNSQGEIVWEFYSPWAPYDVERMTYGDEAMAADDRPTAADMNAEGDYDLTGSAGLTPGTGDKLTFSQWLSAAFAGTPISGPAESFATQWSKIAPWVRPVWMGPWDFVGAVVAGLLLVGWTVGELVYNRKRISSGVRRRLA, encoded by the coding sequence ATGTCGAACGAGTCGAAGTCGCGACTCTCGCGGCCTTGGTTGGTACGCGGCGTGGTGCTTTTGGTCATCGCGTCGCTGCTCGCCCCCTCCGCGGTCTCCGCTCTCACGTACGAACCGAGCGATACGGACCTCCAGAAGGGAACTATCGAATCGCCCGCCAACGGAACGACGGTCATCTCCATTCAGGGCTTCAAGTTCCAAGGGCAGTCCAACGGGAAGAAGCCCGCCCGCCTCGTCGGCGTCGGTCCCCGCGGCGACGTGCAGTGGATTCACGAGGGGTCCGAACTCGACGTGACGTGGTTCTACGACGTGGACCCCGTCAACGGGAGCAATCTCCTCGTCACCGGCACCCGCAAAGGCGGGACGACTATCTACGAGTACAACCCGCAGACCGACGAAATCGTCTGGAGGGAGCGATTCGACGAGGCTCACGACACCCACGACGTGGACCTCATCAACGGCGACCAGTTGCTCGTCGCCAACATGCGTAACTACGACCCCGAGAAGGGGGTCAACGAGGACCGCATCTTCATCTACGACCGCGGGACCGACGAGGTGGTCTGGGAGTGGCAGTTCCGCGACCACACCGACTGGACGAAAAAGCAGGGCGGCACCTTCGCCGCCGAGAAGGCGAAGAACTCCGACTGGACCCACGTCAACGACGTGGACAAGATAGCCGAGGGCCAGTATCTCGTCTCGCCCCGGAACATGGACCAAGTGATGGTCATCAATCGCTCCACGAAGGAGATCGACATGCGCCTCGGGAGCGACAACGACTACAGCGTGATGGACGAACAGCACAACCCGACCTACATGGAGAGTGACAACGGCACGCCCACCATCCTCGTCGCCGACAGTCACGGCGACCGCGTGGTCGAGTACGCCAAGCGCGGCGGTGAGGACGGCGAGTGGAAACGCACGTGGGAGGTCGGGTCGCGCCAGAGCTTCAACTGGCCGCGGGACGCCGACCGCCTGCCCAACGGGAACACGCTCATCGTGGACTCGAACAACCACCGAGTCATGGAGGTGAACTCGCAGGGCGAAATCGTCTGGGAGTTCTACTCGCCGTGGGCACCCTACGACGTGGAGCGCATGACCTACGGCGACGAGGCGATGGCCGCCGACGACCGGCCCACCGCCGCCGACATGAACGCCGAAGGCGACTACGACCTCACCGGAAGCGCGGGTCTCACGCCCGGTACCGGCGACAAACTGACTTTCTCCCAGTGGCTCTCGGCCGCGTTCGCCGGGACGCCGATTTCCGGGCCAGCCGAGTCGTTCGCCACCCAGTGGTCGAAGATAGCGCCGTGGGTCCGCCCGGTCTGGATGGGACCGTGGGACTTCGTGGGTGCTGTGGTCGCCGGACTTCTGCTGGTCGGCTGGACCGTCGGCGAACTCGTCTACAACCGCAAGCGCATCTCGTCGGGCGTCAGACGGCGTCTCGCCTGA
- a CDS encoding DUF7576 family protein: MPEVYGEYDGDSDVQYAACIVCGKTLDLFDQHPMFEEETVSEVGDVVVRTYHFCSDDCRQKWKRQRDTGE, translated from the coding sequence ATGCCAGAGGTCTACGGCGAGTACGACGGCGACAGCGACGTGCAGTACGCGGCCTGCATCGTCTGCGGCAAGACCCTCGACCTGTTCGACCAGCATCCCATGTTCGAAGAGGAGACCGTCTCGGAGGTCGGCGACGTGGTGGTCCGGACGTATCACTTCTGTAGCGACGACTGTCGCCAGAAGTGGAAGCGCCAGCGCGACACCGGGGAGTAA
- a CDS encoding KTSC domain-containing protein: MKAITVEGDRIECDQLEEGRHGVLLSHADRLVGYVPYERLARVAETRTPVASSSVRSIGYDADENVLEIEFQSGGIYRYADVPRSTYEEFLSARSQGSYFHENVRGQYDYHRVR, translated from the coding sequence ATGAAAGCCATCACGGTCGAGGGCGACCGAATCGAGTGCGACCAACTGGAGGAGGGCCGCCACGGCGTCCTCCTCTCGCACGCCGACCGACTCGTCGGCTACGTCCCCTACGAGCGACTGGCGCGGGTCGCCGAGACCCGGACCCCGGTCGCGTCGAGTTCCGTCCGGTCCATCGGCTACGACGCCGACGAGAACGTGCTGGAAATCGAGTTCCAGAGCGGCGGCATCTACCGCTACGCCGACGTGCCCCGCTCGACGTACGAGGAGTTCCTGAGCGCGCGCTCGCAGGGGTCGTACTTCCACGAGAACGTGCGCGGGCAGTACGACTACCACCGAGTCAGGTAG
- the rtcA gene encoding RNA 3'-terminal phosphate cyclase — protein MTENADDRLLELDGAAGGGQLVRTALALSMVADEPFRMTNVRGDRPTPGLKPQHLAAVRAAAEVCDAAVEGAEQGAEELTFRPGSPTGGERESAERESRRTTFDGGRVEVDIGTAGSATLLFDALLPVAVALDRPLAVTATGGTDVKWSPSMAHYRRVKLPLVREAGLLATVECDRTGFFPAGGGEATLWLAPAARSDLTALDLTAPGDLRGVRVRSKESADLADADVAARQAASARERLRAGDGATVPDEVSVTEETHSSVATSSPGSALAVVLDYEETTVGFDALGEKGKPAEAVGREAAARAVEFRRRVEEYDSAAVAPAVDAHTADQLVVVLALAGGRVAIPAVTGHVRTCVDLVGEFGFEVRIEEDGDGPPVLTAPSGGD, from the coding sequence ATGACCGAGAACGCGGACGACCGACTGCTCGAACTCGACGGCGCGGCGGGCGGCGGCCAACTGGTCCGGACCGCGCTCGCGCTCTCGATGGTCGCCGACGAACCGTTCCGGATGACGAACGTTCGGGGCGACCGACCCACGCCCGGCCTCAAGCCACAGCACCTCGCGGCGGTCCGGGCCGCGGCCGAAGTCTGTGACGCCGCGGTCGAGGGCGCGGAGCAGGGGGCCGAGGAGCTAACCTTCCGGCCGGGGTCGCCGACGGGCGGTGAGCGCGAGTCCGCCGAGCGCGAATCCCGTCGAACGACGTTCGACGGCGGCCGCGTCGAGGTGGACATCGGCACCGCGGGGAGCGCCACCCTGCTGTTCGACGCGCTCCTGCCGGTCGCGGTCGCTCTCGACCGCCCGCTCGCCGTCACCGCGACCGGCGGGACCGACGTGAAGTGGTCGCCCTCGATGGCCCACTACCGCCGGGTCAAACTCCCGCTGGTCCGGGAGGCGGGCCTGCTGGCGACCGTCGAGTGCGACCGGACCGGCTTCTTCCCCGCGGGCGGCGGCGAGGCGACCCTCTGGCTCGCGCCCGCCGCGCGGTCCGACCTGACGGCACTCGACCTGACCGCGCCCGGCGACCTCCGCGGCGTTCGCGTCCGTTCGAAGGAGTCGGCCGACCTCGCGGACGCCGACGTGGCCGCGCGGCAGGCCGCGAGCGCGAGAGAGCGCCTGCGCGCGGGCGACGGTGCCACCGTTCCCGACGAGGTTTCCGTCACCGAGGAGACCCACTCGTCGGTCGCGACCTCCTCGCCGGGGTCGGCGCTCGCGGTCGTGCTGGACTACGAGGAGACGACGGTCGGGTTCGACGCCTTGGGCGAGAAGGGCAAGCCCGCCGAGGCGGTCGGCCGCGAGGCGGCCGCGCGGGCGGTCGAATTTCGAAGGCGAGTCGAGGAGTACGACTCGGCCGCGGTCGCGCCCGCGGTGGACGCCCACACCGCCGACCAACTCGTCGTCGTCCTCGCGCTGGCTGGCGGCCGCGTGGCGATTCCCGCGGTGACGGGTCACGTCCGGACCTGCGTGGACCTCGTGGGCGAGTTCGGCTTCGAGGTCCGAATCGAGGAGGACGGCGACGGGCCGCCCGTGCTGACCGCGCCGAGCGGCGGGGACTGA
- a CDS encoding glycerate kinase type-2 family protein, which produces MIRNRDELLADRRAGSVRDLALDCVEEALAAARPDRMVRGAVALDASARLSVAGETFDLGDYSEVVVLGGGKAAVGAASALEALLGERIDRGAVVTDDADGADALDRIDVREADHPVPSERGVEAAAELLDLADAAAEETLILAVVTGGASALLPAPADGLSLSDLRATTTALLESGATIEEINAVRKHSSALKGGRLAERAAPATVVGLALSDVVGDDLAVVGSGPLSPDDSTYGDALAVLDRYGIDAPAAVRERLASGARGAIPETPKPGHPAFERVSVRVVGGNRTALDAAAGAAKEAGFDPTILSSRVRGEAREAAKTHAAVAEEVRATGDPVEAPAVLLSGGETTVTVRREGTGGPNLEFALSWALDLDASADAPVALAVVDTDGRDGGTDAAGALVDAGTVSDFADENTEAIRPETARDALAANDALAPLADADCAIRTGATGTNVNDLRVLVVGGDGDESGS; this is translated from the coding sequence ATGATACGGAACCGCGACGAGTTGTTGGCCGACCGTCGGGCCGGTTCGGTCCGGGACCTCGCGCTCGATTGCGTCGAGGAGGCCCTCGCGGCCGCCCGGCCCGACCGAATGGTCCGGGGGGCGGTCGCCCTCGACGCGAGCGCACGGCTCTCGGTCGCGGGCGAGACGTTCGACCTCGGCGACTACTCGGAGGTGGTCGTCCTCGGCGGCGGCAAGGCGGCGGTCGGGGCGGCGAGCGCCCTCGAAGCCCTCCTCGGCGAGCGCATCGACCGCGGCGCGGTCGTGACCGACGACGCCGACGGTGCCGACGCGCTGGACCGAATCGACGTGCGCGAGGCCGACCACCCGGTGCCCAGCGAGCGCGGCGTCGAAGCGGCGGCGGAACTCCTCGACCTCGCCGACGCGGCCGCCGAGGAGACTCTGATTCTGGCGGTCGTGACCGGCGGCGCGAGCGCGCTCCTCCCGGCTCCGGCCGACGGTCTCTCGCTGTCGGACCTGCGAGCGACCACGACCGCGCTACTGGAGAGCGGCGCGACCATCGAGGAGATAAACGCGGTCCGCAAGCACTCTTCGGCGCTGAAGGGCGGCCGACTCGCCGAGCGCGCGGCCCCCGCGACGGTGGTCGGACTCGCCCTGAGCGACGTGGTGGGCGACGACCTCGCTGTCGTCGGGAGCGGCCCGCTCTCGCCCGACGACTCGACGTACGGCGACGCGCTCGCGGTGCTGGACCGCTACGGAATCGACGCGCCCGCGGCGGTTCGCGAGCGATTGGCGTCGGGCGCGCGAGGAGCGATTCCGGAGACGCCCAAGCCCGGCCACCCCGCGTTCGAGCGCGTCTCGGTCCGCGTCGTCGGTGGCAACCGCACCGCGCTCGACGCCGCGGCCGGGGCCGCCAAGGAGGCCGGTTTCGACCCGACGATTCTCTCGTCGCGAGTCCGGGGCGAGGCCCGCGAGGCGGCCAAGACCCACGCCGCGGTAGCCGAGGAGGTCCGGGCCACGGGCGACCCGGTGGAGGCTCCCGCGGTTCTCCTCTCGGGCGGCGAGACGACGGTGACAGTCCGGCGCGAGGGGACGGGCGGCCCGAATCTGGAGTTCGCGCTCTCGTGGGCGCTGGACCTTGACGCCTCGGCCGACGCGCCGGTCGCGCTCGCCGTGGTGGACACCGACGGCCGCGACGGCGGGACCGACGCGGCTGGCGCGCTCGTGGACGCCGGAACCGTGAGCGACTTCGCGGACGAGAACACCGAGGCCATCCGGCCCGAGACCGCCCGCGACGCGCTGGCCGCCAACGACGCGCTCGCGCCGCTCGCGGACGCCGACTGCGCGATTCGCACCGGCGCGACGGGGACGAACGTCAACGACCTCCGGGTGCTGGTCGTCGGTGGCGACGGCGACGAATCTGGAAGCTAG
- a CDS encoding HflX GTPase family protein: protein MQSQDDTEFTRDDANCQQNDPSRPRDDADRTESDRQPTAPARSGTAVVAKRTSGDRAPDTTEIRKLAAAAGYEVVAERTQTRRPDSALQFGRGKAEELAETVAATGASAVVFDNELTPTQTVELADLCPDGTEVLDRHRLVLDIFEEQSGSKRASLQVERAKLEWHLPRIRENADEQAMNKFTESGTRYYDVLDRIDELNRKLAALSDDAATRRERRREEGFEFVALAGYTNAGKSTLLHRLADDLNYEGETDGERTDDATERTDDATERADDATDHADLDGTAEIEDRLFKTLDTTTRRATVEGRRTLATDTVGFVDDLPHELVESFHGTLSATDSADCVVLVADASDPPAELRRKLATSFDLLGSDEGGASDEDGASDEDGASDEDGASDEDGASEESADPPVVAALNKADLLDDEELEAREEVAAEVAADAAVDLADCLAVSAVEGENVDALGAAVADALPDLREETLLLPNGDDAMSLVSWLYDRTDVADVTYRSDEVAIEFAAKESVLKRAKSRAADLEREAGGGGSE, encoded by the coding sequence ATGCAATCTCAGGACGACACGGAATTCACACGAGACGACGCGAATTGCCAGCAAAACGACCCGAGCCGCCCGCGAGACGACGCCGACCGAACCGAATCCGACCGGCAACCGACCGCACCCGCTCGCTCTGGGACCGCCGTGGTCGCCAAGCGGACCAGTGGCGACCGAGCGCCGGACACGACCGAAATCCGGAAACTGGCCGCGGCCGCGGGCTACGAGGTCGTCGCCGAGCGAACCCAGACCCGGCGGCCGGACTCGGCCCTCCAGTTCGGCAGAGGGAAAGCCGAGGAGCTAGCCGAAACGGTCGCGGCGACCGGCGCGAGCGCCGTGGTCTTCGACAACGAACTCACGCCGACTCAGACGGTCGAACTCGCCGACCTGTGCCCGGACGGGACCGAGGTGCTGGACCGCCACCGCCTCGTCCTCGACATCTTCGAGGAGCAGTCCGGGAGCAAGCGCGCGAGCCTGCAAGTCGAGCGCGCGAAGTTGGAGTGGCATCTGCCGCGCATCCGCGAGAACGCGGACGAACAGGCGATGAACAAGTTCACCGAGTCGGGAACGCGGTACTACGACGTACTCGACCGGATAGACGAACTGAATCGCAAGCTCGCCGCGCTATCCGACGACGCGGCGACCCGGCGCGAGCGCAGGCGCGAGGAGGGTTTCGAGTTCGTCGCGCTGGCGGGCTACACCAACGCGGGCAAGTCCACGCTCCTGCACCGACTCGCCGACGACCTCAACTACGAGGGCGAGACGGACGGCGAACGCACGGACGACGCCACCGAACGCACGGACGACGCCACCGAACGCGCCGACGACGCTACCGACCACGCCGACCTCGACGGCACCGCGGAAATCGAGGACCGACTGTTCAAGACCCTCGACACGACGACGCGCCGGGCGACCGTCGAGGGGCGACGGACGCTCGCCACCGACACCGTGGGGTTCGTGGACGACCTGCCCCACGAGTTGGTCGAGTCGTTCCACGGCACGCTCTCGGCGACCGACTCGGCCGACTGCGTGGTGTTGGTCGCCGACGCGAGCGACCCGCCCGCCGAGTTGCGCCGGAAACTGGCGACGAGTTTCGACCTGCTGGGGAGCGACGAGGGCGGAGCCAGCGACGAGGACGGAGCCAGCGACGAGGACGGAGCCAGCGACGAGGACGGAGCCAGCGACGAGGACGGAGCCAGCGAGGAGTCCGCGGACCCGCCGGTCGTCGCGGCGCTGAACAAGGCCGACCTGCTGGACGACGAGGAACTGGAAGCGCGCGAGGAGGTCGCCGCCGAAGTCGCGGCGGACGCGGCGGTGGACCTCGCCGACTGCCTCGCGGTCAGCGCGGTCGAAGGCGAGAACGTGGACGCGCTCGGTGCGGCGGTCGCCGACGCCCTGCCGGACCTGCGCGAGGAGACCCTTCTCCTCCCGAACGGCGACGACGCGATGAGTCTGGTCTCGTGGCTCTACGACCGCACCGACGTGGCCGACGTGACCTACCGGAGTGACGAGGTAGCAATCGAGTTCGCGGCGAAGGAGTCGGTACTGAAACGAGCGAAATCGAGGGCGGCAGACCTCGAACGCGAAGCGGGCGGTGGAGGAAGCGAGTAG
- a CDS encoding HalOD1 output domain-containing protein gives MSFERKREIIDFDLENGTYQTTYDYPSEPPSVAVALALMEVTGRDVTDFDPLYEAASVDPDALDEMFRPKPGPRSRDTVVEFTYHEYEIQVKDFGRIVIRTLPSKQLSPSN, from the coding sequence ATGAGCTTCGAACGAAAGCGCGAAATCATCGACTTCGACTTGGAGAACGGGACCTACCAGACGACCTACGACTACCCGTCCGAACCGCCGAGCGTCGCCGTCGCGCTCGCGCTGATGGAGGTGACGGGCAGGGACGTGACCGACTTCGACCCGCTGTACGAGGCCGCGAGCGTGGACCCGGACGCGCTCGACGAGATGTTTCGACCGAAACCGGGGCCGCGCAGTCGGGACACCGTCGTCGAGTTCACCTACCACGAGTACGAGATTCAGGTCAAGGACTTCGGTCGCATCGTCATCAGGACGCTCCCGAGCAAACAACTCTCGCCGTCGAACTGA